Within the Nocardioides humi genome, the region TCGGTGCGGAACGGGATCCGCTCCCCGTCGCGCTCAACGACGATCTCGGCCTCGTCGGTGCCATTGGCCCGGACCAGCCTCTGCACCTGCTCCCAGCTGGTGATCTCGGTGCCGTTGAACGACACGATCCGGTCGCCGGCCCGGATGCCCGCGGAGTACGCCGGCGTCGGGTCGTCGCGGAGCTCCTCCGCCGTGCACACCCGGCCCGACTCCTCGGCCGGGAGCACGCACGCGTTGACCTCCTGGAGCGTGGTCTCGGCCGTCCGGTCGCCCGGGTTGCCGTAGGTCGCGAAGACGCCGGCGAAGATCAGGAACGCGATGACGATGTTGACCGTCGGGCCGCCGCCCATGACGACGACCTTCTGCCACCACGGGAACGTGTAGAACAGCCGGTCGGCGTCCTCGGGGCGGATGGTCTCCCACTCGGCCGCGCGGGCGTCCGAGATGAGCTGGGTGAACATGCCGGTGTTGGACTTGCGGACCCGGACGACCTGGTTGCCCTCGGCGTCGACCTCGACCCGGTCGGCGAGCTCGACCGCGCCGGGCGGGAGCATGCCGACGATCTTGACGTAGCCGCCGAGCGGGATCGCCTTGACGCCGTACTCGGTCTCGCCGACCTGCCTGCTCCACACGGTCGGCCCGAAGCCGATGAAGTACTGCGTGACCTTCCCGCCGAACCTCTTCGCCGGGATCAGGTGGCCGAGCTCGTGGAGCCCGATCGAGGCCAGGATCGCCACCACGAAGACGACGACACCGAGCAGGTAGAGCAGAGCGGTCATGGGCGGGATGCGGTCCTCGGTTCGATGAGCTGGGTGGCCGCCTCCCGCGCCCACGCGTCGGCCGCGAGCACGTCGTCGAGGGAGAGCTGCCCCTCCGAGGGTACGTCGTGGGCGGCTACGAGGTCGGCAACGACGTCGACGATGCCGGTGAACGCCAGCCGGCCGGTGCGGAAGGCGTCCACGGCGACCTCGTTGGCCGCGTTGTAGACGGCGGGGGCGGTGCCGCCCCGCTCCCCCGCCTGCCGGGCCAGCGCCACCGCGGGGAAGGCCTCGTCGTCGAGGGGAGGAACTGCCAGGTCTCCGGCGTGGTCCAGTCCACGGCGGGCGCCGAGTCCGGCACCCGCTCGGGCCAGGCGAGGCCGAGCGCGATCGGGATCAGCATGGTCGGCGGGCTCGCCTGCACCAGGGTCGAGCCGTCGACGAACTCCACCATCGAGTGCACGACGCTGGTCGGGTGCACCACGACCTCGATCCGGTCGTAGGGCACGCCGAAGAGCAGGTGCGCCTCGATCACCTCCAGCCCCTTGTTGACCAGGGTCGCGGAGTTGATGGTGATGACCGGGCCCATGTCCCAGGTGGGATGGTTGCCCGCCTGCTCCGGGGTGACGTCGGCGAGCTCGGCGCGGGTCCGGCCGCGGAAGGGTCCGCCGCTGGCGGTGAGCACCAGCCGTCGTACCTCGTCGGGGGTGCTGCCGCGCAGGCACTGCGCGAGCGCGCTGTGCTCGGAGTCGACCGGCACGATCTGCCCCGGCGCGGCCCGCTCCAGCACCAGCGGGCCGGCCATGACGAGTGACTCCTTGTTGGCCAGCGCGAGGGTGGTGCCGGCGTCGAGCGCCGCCAGCGTGGGCCGGAGGCCGACGGCGCCGGTGATGCCGTTCAGCACGACGTCGCACGGCCGCTGGGCCGCCTCGACGCTCGCCTCCTCCCCCAGCCCGTGATACGCCGGCGCGAACTCGGCCACCTGCTGGGCGAACAGGTCCGGGCTGCCGCCGCCCGCGGTCAGCCCGACCACCCGGAAGCGGTCGGGGTTG harbors:
- a CDS encoding M50 family metallopeptidase, coding for MTALLYLLGVVVFVVAILASIGLHELGHLIPAKRFGGKVTQYFIGFGPTVWSRQVGETEYGVKAIPLGGYVKIVGMLPPGAVELADRVEVDAEGNQVVRVRKSNTGMFTQLISDARAAEWETIRPEDADRLFYTFPWWQKVVVMGGGPTVNIVIAFLIFAGVFATYGNPGDRTAETTLQEVNACVLPAEESGRVCTAEELRDDPTPAYSAGIRAGDRIVSFNGTEITSWEQVQRLVRANGTDEAEIVVERDGERIPFRTETVVRPPDRVGGKVDDKVGFLGVVPDNHPTTGGVLYTVGQMGHMTVEVVKALGTLPAKVWGVAKAIVGVEERDPMGPVSIVGGGRLAGETAAHDEIPLQSKIVSLFLLVAGFNFFIGMFNFVPLLPLDGGHIAGALWEAVRRGWARLRRRPDPGYVDVAKLLPIAYVVGLAILVMGVVLIVGDLVVPVHLES